The window TTTATAAGATTATTCAAACAATTTTCTTGCACGCTTGGTCTAAAAAAATAAAGAAGAGGCTGTGAGAGTTAGATTAATTTTTAAGAATAAGGAAAAGGGAGCTAATGTTCCGTTCCATCATCAATACTATTTATTTAGATTTTTTAAAGGTCTAATCAAAAAGTGTGGGAGAGAGGAGTATGCGAATTTTAAACATTATAATTTTTCTGGTTTAAAAGGGCAGACTACTGTTAGTAAATCAGGTTTACATTTTTATAGTTCTAAAATAACAGTTGTTTTCTCGTGTTCTGATAAAAATTTTATTGATTCTATCATAGAGGTTCTATTTAGTTTACCTGAAGTTAAGCTTAATGGACTAACTATTATACCACATGAGGTAGAGCTCGAAAACCATATAGAATTTGGTGAAGAAACTAAATATATTTGTATTTCACCTTTGATTTTATTAAATCCGGAATTTTCAAGCGATATCGGGAAGCGTTTTATCCATCCTGAATCTGATGAGTTTGTTAATCAGCTTGAATCAGCATTATTTAGTCAAGAGACTTTGAGAGAGTTGGGAGGTTTTGAATTTTTACCTGATAAGAACTATCTCAAAAAATT is drawn from Marivirga arenosa and contains these coding sequences:
- the cas6 gene encoding CRISPR-associated endoribonuclease Cas6, whose protein sequence is MRVRLIFKNKEKGANVPFHHQYYLFRFFKGLIKKCGREEYANFKHYNFSGLKGQTTVSKSGLHFYSSKITVVFSCSDKNFIDSIIEVLFSLPEVKLNGLTIIPHEVELENHIEFGEETKYICISPLILLNPEFSSDIGKRFIHPESDEFVNQLESALFSQETLRELGGFEFLPDKNYLKKLEDRGKKYSRVYPLFDQDVPYEVRGYTFPFTLKGSPELHQYLFENGLGLFNDKGFGMLDLAEVTPGSKTIPYFTGQLEN